Within the Trichoderma breve strain T069 chromosome 3, whole genome shotgun sequence genome, the region TTGGCCCTCCGGCGTACGCTGGCCATGAGAAAGGACAGGTCGACAAAGgcggcatcaccaccaaccGCGCAGAATCTCTCAACGACATCCGAGTCTCCATGTCCTCTGGCGAAACGAAGCGAAACACGACTCACCGACAGCTCAAGGCCAGGCACATCCAGCTCATTGGCATTGGAGGTACCATTGGTACCGTTCTCTATGTGCGTATTACACAGCCTTTCGTTTATCTATCCCCCAAACAAAACCTACAACCAAATTGAAGCAACATTTGGTTCGCTCAAGCTTTGTGCTTATTTCTCATTTTGCTCTGCGTACAGGTTCAAATAGGAAAAGGTCTTCTCAACGGCGGTCCTGGCAGCTTGTTCATCGCCTTCAGCTTCTGGTGCACCGTCGTCCTCGCCGTAACGCTCTGCATGGCCGAAATGGTCACCTATCTACCAATCTCATCGCCTTTTATCCGATTCGCGGGCCGCTACGTCGACGAGGCATTTGGATTTGCGACGGGATGGAACTTTTTCATATTCGAAGCTGCGCTGGTGCCGTTTGAAGTGACGGCGTGCAACTTCATCATTCGCTACTGGACCGATGCGATTCCCACCGGCGCACTGATAGCCATTGTCATCGTCTTGTACGCCCTCATCAACGTGTTAGCGGTGAAATGGTACGGCGAGACCGAGTTCTGGGCGGCCATTGGCAAGGTGGTGCTCATCGTCGGCTTGATCGTCTTCACTTTCGTCGTCATGCTGGGTGGGAACCCGAAGCACGACCGTTTCGGATTCCGCTTCTGGAACGAACCTGGATCTTTTGCTGAGCTGTACTACGAGGGTAATTTGGGTCGATGGCTGGGCTTTCTGCAGTGTCTCATCCTGGCGGCGTTTACCATTGCCGGCCCGGATTACGTCTCCATGGCGGCGGGCGAGGCGGAGAATCCGCGCGTGGTGATGCCGAGGGCGTACAATGCTGTGTTTTACCGGCTGACGGCCTTTTTCATCCTGGGATCGCTGTGTGTTGGGATCCTGGTTCCGTATAATGACAAGGAGCTGATTGCAGCCTTTGCGAGCTCGAAGCCAGGTGCCGCTGCTTCTCCGTATGTCGTCGCCATGAACCGTCTCGGAATCGACGTGCTGCCTCACATTGTCAACGCCGCTATCCTGACGGCTGCGTTTTCGGCCGGAAACTCGTACGTCTACTGTGCTTCTCGATCGCTGTACGGACTAGCCTTGGAGGGGAAAGCGCCGAGGTTTCTCACGACGTGCACCAAGGCCGGCGTTCCAGTCTACTGTGTCGGCTTCGTCCTGCTGTTTGCGCTCCTTTCGTTCCTGCAGCTGTCGTCGAACACGGCCGTGGTGCTCAACTGGTTCGTGTCTCTTGTCACGGCGTCGCAGCTCATCAACTTTTGCGCCGTGTGCGTGTCGTACTTGTGCTTCCACCGGGCTCTCAAGGCACAGGGCATTAGCCGTGACTCGCTGCCTTACAAGGCTTGGTTCATGCCGTATGCGGCTTGGTATGCGCTTGTGTGGACGTTTGTGATGGCGTTTGTGGGTGGATATaccgtcttcttgccgttgcCTGGCTACTGGAACATTGCAGACTTTTTGTTCTCGTAAGTAT harbors:
- a CDS encoding amino acid permease domain-containing protein, with protein sequence MASPIGPPAYAGHEKGQVDKGGITTNRAESLNDIRVSMSSGETKRNTTHRQLKARHIQLIGIGGTIGTVLYVQIGKGLLNGGPGSLFIAFSFWCTVVLAVTLCMAEMVTYLPISSPFIRFAGRYVDEAFGFATGWNFFIFEAALVPFEVTACNFIIRYWTDAIPTGALIAIVIVLYALINVLAVKWYGETEFWAAIGKVVLIVGLIVFTFVVMLGGNPKHDRFGFRFWNEPGSFAELYYEGNLGRWLGFLQCLILAAFTIAGPDYVSMAAGEAENPRVVMPRAYNAVFYRLTAFFILGSLCVGILVPYNDKELIAAFASSKPGAAASPYVVAMNRLGIDVLPHIVNAAILTAAFSAGNSYVYCASRSLYGLALEGKAPRFLTTCTKAGVPVYCVGFVLLFALLSFLQLSSNTAVVLNWFVSLVTASQLINFCAVCVSYLCFHRALKAQGISRDSLPYKAWFMPYAAWYALVWTFVMAFVGGYTVFLPLPGYWNIADFLFSYSMIFVYPVLYFGYKFIRKTSIHKPEEVDLFKDVDEIEEYQRNYIPTPPRNGLEKIVNKIFG